From the genome of Sporomusa sphaeroides DSM 2875:
GCTCCTGCCGCACCTCGGCACTCAACCCGGCGATATCGGCATCCGGAATATAGGGAGGGTTTGACAGTATGGCGTCAAACTTTTTCCCGGTGAGCGGTGCAAACAGGTCGCCTTGGCAAAATTCCAAACGGGCGCCGACCTCATGTCTGGCGGCATTTTCCCTGGCAACTGCCAAGGCAGCGGCCGAGACATCCACAGCCATACCGGAGGCGGCCGCCAGTTTGGTCAGCATGCTGACAATGATGGCACCACTGCCTGTCCCCAGATCAGCAACTGCCGGCTCCGGCTTATCTGCCAGCCGGTCAAGAGCGGCCTCCACTAAAATCTCAGTATCAGGACGGGGAATGAGTACTGCCGGACTAACAGCAAAATCCAGCCCCATAAATTCTTTACAGCCCGTAATATAGGCCACCGGCGCCCGCAGCGCCCGCCGTTTGACAGCTTCGCGGAAGGAGGCTAATTCCTCAGGAGTCAGCGGCTGGTCAAAATTAGTGTACAGATACAGTCTGTCCTTGCCTAGGATATGGGAAAGCAGTATCTCGGCATCCAAGCGGGGATTATCAATCCCCTTGGAGCCGAAATACTGCCTAGTCCAATGTAAAATTGAAGATATGGTCCATTGCTCACTCATATTATTCAACGTCTTTCAGTTTATCACTCTGTCCGGCAGTTACCAGCGCCGAAATCATTTCATCCAAATCACCGTTTAACACGAAATCCAGTTTATGCAGCGTTAACCCAATCCGGTGGTCGGTAACCCGGCCTTGCGGGAAGTTATAGGTCCGAATTCGCTCACTGCGGTCACCGGTGCCAACCTGGCTTTTGCGGGTTCCGGCCAGTTCAGCGGCCTGCTCCGCCTCCGCCATCTCCAGGATTTTGGCTCTCAGAACGCGCATAGCTTTATCACGGTTTTTAAGCTGTGATTTTTCGTCCTGGCATTGCACTACCACCCCTGTGGGCAAATGTGTAATCCGCACAGCCGATTCGGTTTTGTTAACATGCTGCCCGCCTGCGCCGCTGGCGCAATAGGTATCAATCCTCAGATCATTCGGATTGATTTCAATATCCACCTCTTCGGCCTCCGGCAACACGGCTACGGTCACGGTGGAGGTATGAATACGGCCGCTCGACTCGGTGGTCGGCACCCGCTGCACCCGGTGCACGCCGCTCTCGTATTTGAGTTTGGAGTAAGCGCCATCTCCCTCAATGGAAAATACCACTTCTTTAAACCCGCCCAGATCCGGGGCATTGGCGTCAAGCATCTCTACCCGCCAGCCCTGGGTTTCCGCATAACGGGTATACATGCGGAACAAATCACCGGCAAACAGCGCCGCTTCATCGCCGCCTGCACCGCCACGAATCTCGACAATGACGTTTTTATCATCATTAGGATCTTTGGGCAGCAAGAGGATTCTGAGTTCCTGTTCCAATGTCACTTTTTTCGCCTTAGCTTCCTCATACTCAGCTTCCACCATTTCATGGAATTCATCATCCAGTTTGTCTTTAAGCATTTCACTGGCATCATCAAGGGCCTGAAGCGTCTTTTTGTATTCACGGAACTTTTCCACGACAGCACTCATCTTGCTGTGGGCTTTGG
Proteins encoded in this window:
- the prmC gene encoding peptide chain release factor N(5)-glutamine methyltransferase; protein product: MNNMSEQWTISSILHWTRQYFGSKGIDNPRLDAEILLSHILGKDRLYLYTNFDQPLTPEELASFREAVKRRALRAPVAYITGCKEFMGLDFAVSPAVLIPRPDTEILVEAALDRLADKPEPAVADLGTGSGAIIVSMLTKLAAASGMAVDVSAAALAVARENAARHEVGARLEFCQGDLFAPLTGKKFDAILSNPPYIPDADIAGLSAEVRQEPYQALAGGNDGLHFYRRIVAQAAGYLKPAGFLAVEVGIEQAGLVGMLADAASGLNLEAIIKDYAGIDRVLVFRLRH
- the prfA gene encoding peptide chain release factor 1, with amino-acid sequence MRDKLQALEDKFQELEGRISDPAVMADMSEWQKLTKAHSKMSAVVEKFREYKKTLQALDDASEMLKDKLDDEFHEMVEAEYEEAKAKKVTLEQELRILLLPKDPNDDKNVIVEIRGGAGGDEAALFAGDLFRMYTRYAETQGWRVEMLDANAPDLGGFKEVVFSIEGDGAYSKLKYESGVHRVQRVPTTESSGRIHTSTVTVAVLPEAEEVDIEINPNDLRIDTYCASGAGGQHVNKTESAVRITHLPTGVVVQCQDEKSQLKNRDKAMRVLRAKILEMAEAEQAAELAGTRKSQVGTGDRSERIRTYNFPQGRVTDHRIGLTLHKLDFVLNGDLDEMISALVTAGQSDKLKDVE